From the genome of Nomia melanderi isolate GNS246 chromosome 14, iyNomMela1, whole genome shotgun sequence, one region includes:
- the LOC116427130 gene encoding dolichyldiphosphatase 1 isoform X2 has translation MASLDDESFHEVKSRFVDTMQKTEWVPLSLTLIEYPQGDLFGKFLALISLVPFAIIAGFVTLILFRRDLQTITFFSGIIINDFINFVLKHTICEARPMRRDVIFVEYGMPSAHAQFMWFFAAYATLFICIRLHHNNNNSVSERFWRIITMTACIIVALLVTYSRVYLLYHTISQVLCGALVGIILGVVWFIIMHAVFIPVFPYIVSWRISEYLLLRDTTLIPNILWFEYTNIRTEARARARKLVSMKSQ, from the exons ATGGCATCGTTAGACGACGAATCATTTCATGAAGTTAAATCACGTTTCGTGGATACTATGCAAAAAACAGAATGGGTTCCTTTGTCTCTTACTTTAATCGAATATCCCCAGG GTGATCTTTTTGGGAAATTCTTAGCTTTAATAAGTTTAGTACCATTTGCTATTATAGCTGGTTTTGTAACATTGATATTATTTAGAAGAGATTTGCAAACG attacattttttagtggaattataataaatgacttcataaattttgtattgaaaCATACAATTTGTGAAGCAAGACCAATGAGGCGTGATGTTATTTTTGTTGAATATGGTATGCCATCAGCGCACGCACAGTTTATGTGGTTTTTTGCTGCATATGCCACACTTTTTATATGCATTAG GTTACaccataacaataataacagtgtGTCAGAAAGATTCTGGAGAATTATTACTATGACTGCTTGCATAATTGTTGCTCTTTTAGTGACCTATAGTAGGgtctatttattatatcatactATTTCTCAAGTCCTATGTGGTGCACTTGTAGGAATTATATTGGGAGTAGTATGGTTTATAATAATGCATGCAGTATTTATACCAGTTTTTCCTTATATCGTTTCATG GCGGATATCAGAGTATTTACTGTTACGAGATACAACATTAATTCCCAATATTCTCTGGtttgaatatacaaatattcGCACAGAAGCACGAGCACGTGCACGAAAACTTGTATCAATGAAATCACAATGA
- the Marf1 gene encoding meiosis regulator and mRNA stability factor 1-like protein isoform X2: MDGKIVLGSKISVKFPKEKGSYFQKFQSNPPQGNYTSRNRALSESEIAINSSKQMYSTSVTGGRALQIPHYQSSSPVIGTYASAWSAHCAPVSAPPGMIQPPPIFVGRPYSNNNNVTLNRTYNELARVQSPLFWQISGSQQFGHMWEEQYKVEKTKLLSRRIHIPQARDNTVTNNVSSRTPEGLRRIRVTHHSFVQPSEWTGPRQQSLLNVSASFNGNSQSNSFKRRSPSPMCDLQARERNQWNGQNQQSASIRNTRTPSPYENSVQTNNQQNSHTSPYQQSDAENEEVEKFFNPIITHNGTINNETCTPIELQVTNLDQSINPKKMRHMLASIFLEHVMVLNVSIFTQSDGNFAASVKVPSLSDAQYAISQLHRRKVGYKRILIAYAHSGRASPQVVRAQIVMLLQEVPGHKLPLFKFREMYESRFMISISVSELYKMKDVCIITEDPGGRMVSLNPDHRNTPSPCFNTTTQEEQVELPYCAIHMLKPWSDKGWAEQKVASLPNVNISLKILDPRIHQLLSTHNGSLPLPSLPNCYEAEFKENIQVAENGVPLEHLVSCLSCVELKQSMGSVKYLIWTGNKTHDNNHEENKCVSPPLANQLALFSRELVDLLKTAPHCQLPFNRFIPAYHHHFGRQCRVADYGFTKLIDLLEALTHTVQVMGEGNNRVVTLSHRAQVRRFTSDLLRVLKSKASKQVALSEFPSVYARVIAKPWDIVDYGVCEIEDILNEVSENTVVVTTISGGDRMIAIPKREQTAEEIERTKQFAVEVVELLGHAPQCRMQFNKFVPSYHHHFGHQCRVSDYGFTKLIELFEAIPDVVKIEDDNTGERQISLTEKEGFRVLSEQISKLIIRSKGCLSISSIPQNFVRQFGYALRPESFDCSSILELMQKLGDTVKVIYLSTEPVVTMVDKSHLQQLTLQCRRVLMDKVQRKMTVKEFQQSYNQYYLKLCNMDELKQNLSNVIQFTTVNDEEFIELTPLHCFACDLYRIMMNYNGTLKLPQFETAYLSTMGVVCKPAKYGFSTMFALLQALPCTVTIQITRRKKTIIRLNKKLAAAGIPLPPAFTSASPYRDTDSSNESFESDSSSRVNVSNNSVTLEEHVKWAGPNTESQNSWKQSDEDILWYKEPEQWKLSASKDQLMNWSMQENGSESFLKSLMRTPIIPSAFPPPPPKPDSPPEENLNKNQWESSVWMTPTKYTYPQNEHTNVQVPPLTLPPSWNQIVCGDSASNLLSPTKNLLPAAANPLNPRTSPYFSSKHNLVVAPHPSELPLPSLSLTPKKNVLSENIVTAKIFVGKQENVKKSVAESNIDYVNNNTEVDDTDNEKQNTPTKQLYTGKRRLAAQFNQPIES, translated from the exons ATGGATGGAAAAATTGTCCTTGGTTCGAAAATTTCGGTAAAATTTCCAAAGGAGAAAGgaagttattttcaaaaatttcaaagtaatccACCACAAG GAAATTATACAAGTAGAAATCGTGCCCTGAGTGAATCAGAAATTGCTATTAACTCGTCAAAACAAATGTACAGTACTTCGGTAACGGGTGGAAGAGCCCTTCAAATTCCGCATTACCAGTCATCATCTCCAGTTATTGGGACATATGCTTCAGCATGGAGTGCTCATTGTGCTCCAGTCTCTGCACCACCGGG aATGATTCAGCCACCGCCTATTTTCGTTGGGAGAccatattcaaataataataatgtaactttaAATAGAACGTACAATGAACTTGCACGGGTCCAATCTCCATTATTTTGGCAAATCTCTGGTTCACAACAGTTTGGTCATATGTGGGAAGAACAATATAAa gtGGAGAAAACAAAACTACTTAGTAGAAGAATTCATATCCCGCAGGCTCGGGATAATACAGTTACAAATAATGTATCCTCCCGAACTCCGGAAGGTTTAAGGCGTATACGAGTAACCCACCATTCTTTCGTTCAACCTTCAGAATGGACTGGACCAAGACAACAATCTCTATTAAACGTTTCTGCCAGTTTCAATGGAAACTCTCAATCGAATTCATTCAAGCGCCGCAGTCCATCTCCAATGTGCGATCTACAAGCGCGAGAACGAAATCAGTGGAATGGACAA AATCAACAATCTGCATCTATACGAAACACTAGAACACCATCACCCTACGAAAATTCTGTGCAAACAAACAATCAACAAAATAGTCACACATCTCCTTATCAACAGAGTGACGCAGAAAACGAAGAAGTTGAG AAATTCTTCAACCCGATCATCACTCACAATGGAACAATAAACAACGAAACCTGCACACCTATTGAATTACAAGTCACAAATCTAGACCAAAGTATTAATCCAAAAAAAATGAGGCATATGCTCGCTTCAATCTTTTTGGAACATGTAATG GTATTAAACGTATCGATTTTTACACAGTCTGATGGTAACTTTGCTGCTAGCGTCAAAGTGCCTTCCTTGTCAGACGCACAATACGCAATTTCTCAATTACACCGGCGCAAAGTTGGTTACAAACGTATTTTGATTGCGTACGCTCACAGTGGCAGAGCAAGTCCTCAGGTTGTACGAGCGCAGATCGTGATGCTCTTGCAAGAAGTACCGGGACACAAGCTTCCACTTTTTAAATTCCGAGAAATGTACGAAAGTCGTTTTATGATTTCCATCAGTGTTTCGGAGTTGTACAAAATGAAAGATGTCTGTATCATTACCGAAGATCCTGGCGGTAGGATGGTTTCTCTGAATCCAGACCACAGGAACACTCCGTCGCCTTGTTTCAATACTACAACTCAG GAAGAACAAGTGGAATTACCATACTGTGCTATTCACATGTTAAAACCATGGTCCGATAAAGGTTGGGCTGAACAAAAAGTAGCGTCTCTTCCTAACGTAAACATTTCTTTAAAGATTCTTGATCCACGTATACATCAGTTGCTGAGTACGCATAATGGAAGTTTACCACTGCCTAG cTTGCCAAACTGTTATGAGGCTGAGttcaaagaaaacattcagGTAGCTGAGAACGGGGTACCGTTGGAGCATTTGGTATCTTGTTTATCTTGCGTGGAACTGAAGCAGAGTATGGGTAGTGTGAAGTATCTTATATGGACGGGAAATAAAACTCATGATAATAATCATGAAG AAAACAAGTGTGTAAGTCCTCCACTTGCAAATCAGTTAGCACTTTTTAGCCGGGAACTGGTTGATCTGCTAAAAACTGCTCCGCACTGCCAATTACCATTTAATCGATTTATACCAGCATATCACCATCACTTTGGACGACAATGTAGAGTTGCCGATTACGGATTCACTAAACTGATCGACTTACTAGAAGCACTCACACACACTGTACag GTAATGGGCGAAGGAAATAATCGAGTGGTAACATTATCTCACCGTGCCCAAGTACGTCGTTTTACTTCTGATCTGTTGAGAGTTCTAAAATCTAAAGCCAGCAAACAAGTAGCACTGTCAGAGTTCCCAAGTGTTTATGCGAGAGTAATAG CTAAACCATGGGACATCGTGGATTACGGTGTTTGTGAAATTGAAGACATTCTTAACGAAGTATCAGAAAATACTGTTGTCGTGACAACGATCAGTGGCGGAGATAGAATGATAGCCATACCGAAACGAGAACAAACTGCGGAAGAGATTGAGCGAACGAAGCAGTTCGCTGTGGAG GTTGTAGAATTATTAGGACACGCACCTCAATGCAGAATGCAGTTTAATAAATTCGTGCCTTCGTATCATCATCATTTCGGCCATCAGTGTCGAGTGTCCGATTATGGTTTTACTAAGTTAATTGAATTGTTCGAGGCCATACCGGACGTAGTCAAGATCGAAGATGACAACACCGGAGAACGACAAATCTCCCTCACAGAAAAGGAAGGTTTTCGCGTCCTGTCTGAacaaatatcaaaattaatcatACGGTCAAAAGGTTGTCTCAGCATTTCAAGCATTCCGCAAAACTTTGTCCGACAGTTCGGTTACGCATTAAGACCGGAATCGTTCGACTGTTCATCTATACTAGAACTTATGCAGAAGCTCGGAGATACGGTGAAG gttatatatttatcaacCGAGCCGGTAGTTACAATGGTAGATAAGTCCCATTTGCAACAATTAACTTTACAATGTCGTCGAGTATTGATGGACAAAGTTCAACGGAAAATGACGGTTAAAGAATTTCAACAATCGTATAACCAGTATTATTTAAAGCTGTGTAACATGGACGAGCTTAAACAAAATCTCTCTAACGTAATTCAG TTTACAACGGTGAATGACGAAGAATTTATAGAGCTCACTCCGTTACATTGTTTCGCTTGTGATTTATACCGTATAATGATGAATTATAACGGAACATTGAAACTTCCTCAGTTTGAGACTGCATATTTATCAACTATGGGTGTTGTTTGTAAGCCTGCGAAATACGGATTTTCAACAATGTTCGCATTATTGCAAGCGTTGCCCTGTACAGTTACGATACAGATAACGCGGCGTAAAAAGACAATTATACGTTTAAACAAAAAACTTGCTG CGGCTGGTATACCGCTGCCACCTGCTTTTACGTCAGCGTCCCCGTATCGTGATACGGATTCCAGTAACGAATCGTTTGAAAGCGATTCCTCTTCCCGCGTGAATGTTTCCAATAATTCAGTTACGTTAGAAGAACATGTGAAGTGGGCAGGACCAAATACTGAAAGTCAGAATTCGTGGAAACAATCCGACGAAGATATTTTATGGTATAAGGAACCTGAACAGTGGAAATTGTCAGCATCGAAAGATCAATTAATGAATTGGTCGATGCAAGAGAACGGGAGCGAAAGCTTCCTTAAAAGCTTAATGCGTACTCCTATTATACCATCTGCTTTCCCACCACCACCGCCCAAACCAGATTCTCCACCTgag gagaatttaaataaaaatcagtgGGAATCCTCTGTATGGATGACACCCACAAAGTACACATATCCACAGAATGAACACACCAATGTACAG GTTCCTCCATTAACCCTACCTCCTTCTTGGAATCAAATAGTCTGCGGTGATAGCGCATCCAACTTGCTATCGCCGACGAAAAATTTACTACCTGCTGCGGCAAATCCTTTGAATCCACGCACGTCTCCTTACTTTTCCTCGAAACATAACTTGGTTGTGGCTCCCCATCCATCTGAATTACCGCTTCCTTCGTTGTCATTGACTCCGAAAAAGAACGTATTGTCGGAGAACATTGTGACCGCGAAAATTTTCGTGGGTAAACAAGAGAATGTAAAGAAATCAGTGGCCGAATCAAACATTGACTACGTCAACAATAACACGGAGGTTGACGATACCGacaatgaaaaacaaaacaCGCCCACAAAGCAGT TGTACACGGGGAAACGTCGCTTAGCTGCTCAGTTTAATCAGCCCATTGAATCTTAA
- the LOC116427130 gene encoding dolichyldiphosphatase 1 isoform X1 — MKLLETLETWWLPLLHGFHDCCCAVSCSSYGHFKHFDNMASLDDESFHEVKSRFVDTMQKTEWVPLSLTLIEYPQGDLFGKFLALISLVPFAIIAGFVTLILFRRDLQTITFFSGIIINDFINFVLKHTICEARPMRRDVIFVEYGMPSAHAQFMWFFAAYATLFICIRLHHNNNNSVSERFWRIITMTACIIVALLVTYSRVYLLYHTISQVLCGALVGIILGVVWFIIMHAVFIPVFPYIVSWRISEYLLLRDTTLIPNILWFEYTNIRTEARARARKLVSMKSQ, encoded by the exons ATGAAACTGCTTGAAACACTCGAAAC CTGGTGGCTACCACTACTCCACGGATTCCATGATTGTTGCTGCGCGGTGAGTTGTTCAAGTTATGGTCACTTCAAACATTTCGATAACATGGCATCGTTAGACGACGAATCATTTCATGAAGTTAAATCACGTTTCGTGGATACTATGCAAAAAACAGAATGGGTTCCTTTGTCTCTTACTTTAATCGAATATCCCCAGG GTGATCTTTTTGGGAAATTCTTAGCTTTAATAAGTTTAGTACCATTTGCTATTATAGCTGGTTTTGTAACATTGATATTATTTAGAAGAGATTTGCAAACG attacattttttagtggaattataataaatgacttcataaattttgtattgaaaCATACAATTTGTGAAGCAAGACCAATGAGGCGTGATGTTATTTTTGTTGAATATGGTATGCCATCAGCGCACGCACAGTTTATGTGGTTTTTTGCTGCATATGCCACACTTTTTATATGCATTAG GTTACaccataacaataataacagtgtGTCAGAAAGATTCTGGAGAATTATTACTATGACTGCTTGCATAATTGTTGCTCTTTTAGTGACCTATAGTAGGgtctatttattatatcatactATTTCTCAAGTCCTATGTGGTGCACTTGTAGGAATTATATTGGGAGTAGTATGGTTTATAATAATGCATGCAGTATTTATACCAGTTTTTCCTTATATCGTTTCATG GCGGATATCAGAGTATTTACTGTTACGAGATACAACATTAATTCCCAATATTCTCTGGtttgaatatacaaatattcGCACAGAAGCACGAGCACGTGCACGAAAACTTGTATCAATGAAATCACAATGA
- the Marf1 gene encoding meiosis regulator and mRNA stability factor 1-like protein isoform X1: MANQDTTNYHALCANDKDEIEGLNDRLLQLLSAQKVPSQNVESNIFQTLSDASTNNGSFKAENKACTWPLFNHPKHDCSLLHHDSPVNLPNLPTYLPPIGVFWDIENCHVPKGRSAMAATQVIRDKFFSGYREAEFIVVCDVRKETSHVVKELNDAQVNLIHVSGSCKNAADEKLKQSIRRFADIHGSPAAVILISSDIDFAADLSDLRYRKKIHVILLHMKYTSEALILCANEHYDFSELMESLPSSTVEVTTFYDLLICNLPKDQDVLSIKRRLKQLSENCGGRVLDVQSNVAVVRFTSQIFAERAQKRMDGKIVLGSKISVKFPKEKGSYFQKFQSNPPQGNYTSRNRALSESEIAINSSKQMYSTSVTGGRALQIPHYQSSSPVIGTYASAWSAHCAPVSAPPGMIQPPPIFVGRPYSNNNNVTLNRTYNELARVQSPLFWQISGSQQFGHMWEEQYKVEKTKLLSRRIHIPQARDNTVTNNVSSRTPEGLRRIRVTHHSFVQPSEWTGPRQQSLLNVSASFNGNSQSNSFKRRSPSPMCDLQARERNQWNGQNQQSASIRNTRTPSPYENSVQTNNQQNSHTSPYQQSDAENEEVEKFFNPIITHNGTINNETCTPIELQVTNLDQSINPKKMRHMLASIFLEHVMVLNVSIFTQSDGNFAASVKVPSLSDAQYAISQLHRRKVGYKRILIAYAHSGRASPQVVRAQIVMLLQEVPGHKLPLFKFREMYESRFMISISVSELYKMKDVCIITEDPGGRMVSLNPDHRNTPSPCFNTTTQEEQVELPYCAIHMLKPWSDKGWAEQKVASLPNVNISLKILDPRIHQLLSTHNGSLPLPSLPNCYEAEFKENIQVAENGVPLEHLVSCLSCVELKQSMGSVKYLIWTGNKTHDNNHEENKCVSPPLANQLALFSRELVDLLKTAPHCQLPFNRFIPAYHHHFGRQCRVADYGFTKLIDLLEALTHTVQVMGEGNNRVVTLSHRAQVRRFTSDLLRVLKSKASKQVALSEFPSVYARVIAKPWDIVDYGVCEIEDILNEVSENTVVVTTISGGDRMIAIPKREQTAEEIERTKQFAVEVVELLGHAPQCRMQFNKFVPSYHHHFGHQCRVSDYGFTKLIELFEAIPDVVKIEDDNTGERQISLTEKEGFRVLSEQISKLIIRSKGCLSISSIPQNFVRQFGYALRPESFDCSSILELMQKLGDTVKVIYLSTEPVVTMVDKSHLQQLTLQCRRVLMDKVQRKMTVKEFQQSYNQYYLKLCNMDELKQNLSNVIQFTTVNDEEFIELTPLHCFACDLYRIMMNYNGTLKLPQFETAYLSTMGVVCKPAKYGFSTMFALLQALPCTVTIQITRRKKTIIRLNKKLAAAGIPLPPAFTSASPYRDTDSSNESFESDSSSRVNVSNNSVTLEEHVKWAGPNTESQNSWKQSDEDILWYKEPEQWKLSASKDQLMNWSMQENGSESFLKSLMRTPIIPSAFPPPPPKPDSPPEENLNKNQWESSVWMTPTKYTYPQNEHTNVQVPPLTLPPSWNQIVCGDSASNLLSPTKNLLPAAANPLNPRTSPYFSSKHNLVVAPHPSELPLPSLSLTPKKNVLSENIVTAKIFVGKQENVKKSVAESNIDYVNNNTEVDDTDNEKQNTPTKQLYTGKRRLAAQFNQPIES; encoded by the exons ATGGCAAACCAAGATACTACAAATTATCATGCACTCTGTGCAAATGATAAAGATGAAATTGAAGGTCTTAATGACAGATTGTTACAGTTATTATCTGCACAGAAAGTTCCGTCGCAAAACGTTGAAAGTAATATATTCCAAACATTGAGCGATGCTAGTACCAACAATGGGAGCTTTAAAGCTGAAAATAAAGCATGTACCTGGCCATTATTTAATCATCCTAAACACGATTGTTCTCTTTTACATCATGATAGTCCAGTCAATTTACCAAATTTACCAACATATCTTCCACCTATTGGAGTGTTTTGGGACATAGAGAATTGTcat GTACCAAAAGGAAGGTCTGCTATGGCAGCGACACAAGTAATTAGGGATAAATTTTTTAGTGGTTACAGAGAAGCAGAATTTATTGTTGTTTGTGATGTTAGGAAGGAAACTAGTCATGTTGTGAAAGAATTAAATGATGCTCAG GTTAATTTAATACATGTTTCTGGAAGTTGTAAAAATGCTGCAGATGAAAAGCTTAAGCAGTCTATACGGAGGTTTGCGGATATACATGGAAGTCCAGCAgctgtaattttaatatctaGTGATATTGATTTTGCTGCTGACCTCAGTGATTTACGTTATAGGAAGAAAATTCATGTGATACTTTTACATATGAAGTATACTTCTGAAGCATTAATACTCTGTGCCAATGAGCATTATGATTTTTCAGAACTTATGGAATCACTGCCGTCCAGTACTGTAGAG GTTACTACATTTTATGACCTTCTAATTTGTAACCTTCCTAAAGATCAAGATGTTTTGTCTATTAAACGTCGTCTTAAACAATTGTCAGAAAACTGTGGTGGACGTGTACTGGATGTCCAATCAAATGTTGCAGTTGTACGTTTCACTTCACAGATCTTTGCAGAAAG GGCCCAGAAACGTATGGATGGAAAAATTGTCCTTGGTTCGAAAATTTCGGTAAAATTTCCAAAGGAGAAAGgaagttattttcaaaaatttcaaagtaatccACCACAAG GAAATTATACAAGTAGAAATCGTGCCCTGAGTGAATCAGAAATTGCTATTAACTCGTCAAAACAAATGTACAGTACTTCGGTAACGGGTGGAAGAGCCCTTCAAATTCCGCATTACCAGTCATCATCTCCAGTTATTGGGACATATGCTTCAGCATGGAGTGCTCATTGTGCTCCAGTCTCTGCACCACCGGG aATGATTCAGCCACCGCCTATTTTCGTTGGGAGAccatattcaaataataataatgtaactttaAATAGAACGTACAATGAACTTGCACGGGTCCAATCTCCATTATTTTGGCAAATCTCTGGTTCACAACAGTTTGGTCATATGTGGGAAGAACAATATAAa gtGGAGAAAACAAAACTACTTAGTAGAAGAATTCATATCCCGCAGGCTCGGGATAATACAGTTACAAATAATGTATCCTCCCGAACTCCGGAAGGTTTAAGGCGTATACGAGTAACCCACCATTCTTTCGTTCAACCTTCAGAATGGACTGGACCAAGACAACAATCTCTATTAAACGTTTCTGCCAGTTTCAATGGAAACTCTCAATCGAATTCATTCAAGCGCCGCAGTCCATCTCCAATGTGCGATCTACAAGCGCGAGAACGAAATCAGTGGAATGGACAA AATCAACAATCTGCATCTATACGAAACACTAGAACACCATCACCCTACGAAAATTCTGTGCAAACAAACAATCAACAAAATAGTCACACATCTCCTTATCAACAGAGTGACGCAGAAAACGAAGAAGTTGAG AAATTCTTCAACCCGATCATCACTCACAATGGAACAATAAACAACGAAACCTGCACACCTATTGAATTACAAGTCACAAATCTAGACCAAAGTATTAATCCAAAAAAAATGAGGCATATGCTCGCTTCAATCTTTTTGGAACATGTAATG GTATTAAACGTATCGATTTTTACACAGTCTGATGGTAACTTTGCTGCTAGCGTCAAAGTGCCTTCCTTGTCAGACGCACAATACGCAATTTCTCAATTACACCGGCGCAAAGTTGGTTACAAACGTATTTTGATTGCGTACGCTCACAGTGGCAGAGCAAGTCCTCAGGTTGTACGAGCGCAGATCGTGATGCTCTTGCAAGAAGTACCGGGACACAAGCTTCCACTTTTTAAATTCCGAGAAATGTACGAAAGTCGTTTTATGATTTCCATCAGTGTTTCGGAGTTGTACAAAATGAAAGATGTCTGTATCATTACCGAAGATCCTGGCGGTAGGATGGTTTCTCTGAATCCAGACCACAGGAACACTCCGTCGCCTTGTTTCAATACTACAACTCAG GAAGAACAAGTGGAATTACCATACTGTGCTATTCACATGTTAAAACCATGGTCCGATAAAGGTTGGGCTGAACAAAAAGTAGCGTCTCTTCCTAACGTAAACATTTCTTTAAAGATTCTTGATCCACGTATACATCAGTTGCTGAGTACGCATAATGGAAGTTTACCACTGCCTAG cTTGCCAAACTGTTATGAGGCTGAGttcaaagaaaacattcagGTAGCTGAGAACGGGGTACCGTTGGAGCATTTGGTATCTTGTTTATCTTGCGTGGAACTGAAGCAGAGTATGGGTAGTGTGAAGTATCTTATATGGACGGGAAATAAAACTCATGATAATAATCATGAAG AAAACAAGTGTGTAAGTCCTCCACTTGCAAATCAGTTAGCACTTTTTAGCCGGGAACTGGTTGATCTGCTAAAAACTGCTCCGCACTGCCAATTACCATTTAATCGATTTATACCAGCATATCACCATCACTTTGGACGACAATGTAGAGTTGCCGATTACGGATTCACTAAACTGATCGACTTACTAGAAGCACTCACACACACTGTACag GTAATGGGCGAAGGAAATAATCGAGTGGTAACATTATCTCACCGTGCCCAAGTACGTCGTTTTACTTCTGATCTGTTGAGAGTTCTAAAATCTAAAGCCAGCAAACAAGTAGCACTGTCAGAGTTCCCAAGTGTTTATGCGAGAGTAATAG CTAAACCATGGGACATCGTGGATTACGGTGTTTGTGAAATTGAAGACATTCTTAACGAAGTATCAGAAAATACTGTTGTCGTGACAACGATCAGTGGCGGAGATAGAATGATAGCCATACCGAAACGAGAACAAACTGCGGAAGAGATTGAGCGAACGAAGCAGTTCGCTGTGGAG GTTGTAGAATTATTAGGACACGCACCTCAATGCAGAATGCAGTTTAATAAATTCGTGCCTTCGTATCATCATCATTTCGGCCATCAGTGTCGAGTGTCCGATTATGGTTTTACTAAGTTAATTGAATTGTTCGAGGCCATACCGGACGTAGTCAAGATCGAAGATGACAACACCGGAGAACGACAAATCTCCCTCACAGAAAAGGAAGGTTTTCGCGTCCTGTCTGAacaaatatcaaaattaatcatACGGTCAAAAGGTTGTCTCAGCATTTCAAGCATTCCGCAAAACTTTGTCCGACAGTTCGGTTACGCATTAAGACCGGAATCGTTCGACTGTTCATCTATACTAGAACTTATGCAGAAGCTCGGAGATACGGTGAAG gttatatatttatcaacCGAGCCGGTAGTTACAATGGTAGATAAGTCCCATTTGCAACAATTAACTTTACAATGTCGTCGAGTATTGATGGACAAAGTTCAACGGAAAATGACGGTTAAAGAATTTCAACAATCGTATAACCAGTATTATTTAAAGCTGTGTAACATGGACGAGCTTAAACAAAATCTCTCTAACGTAATTCAG TTTACAACGGTGAATGACGAAGAATTTATAGAGCTCACTCCGTTACATTGTTTCGCTTGTGATTTATACCGTATAATGATGAATTATAACGGAACATTGAAACTTCCTCAGTTTGAGACTGCATATTTATCAACTATGGGTGTTGTTTGTAAGCCTGCGAAATACGGATTTTCAACAATGTTCGCATTATTGCAAGCGTTGCCCTGTACAGTTACGATACAGATAACGCGGCGTAAAAAGACAATTATACGTTTAAACAAAAAACTTGCTG CGGCTGGTATACCGCTGCCACCTGCTTTTACGTCAGCGTCCCCGTATCGTGATACGGATTCCAGTAACGAATCGTTTGAAAGCGATTCCTCTTCCCGCGTGAATGTTTCCAATAATTCAGTTACGTTAGAAGAACATGTGAAGTGGGCAGGACCAAATACTGAAAGTCAGAATTCGTGGAAACAATCCGACGAAGATATTTTATGGTATAAGGAACCTGAACAGTGGAAATTGTCAGCATCGAAAGATCAATTAATGAATTGGTCGATGCAAGAGAACGGGAGCGAAAGCTTCCTTAAAAGCTTAATGCGTACTCCTATTATACCATCTGCTTTCCCACCACCACCGCCCAAACCAGATTCTCCACCTgag gagaatttaaataaaaatcagtgGGAATCCTCTGTATGGATGACACCCACAAAGTACACATATCCACAGAATGAACACACCAATGTACAG GTTCCTCCATTAACCCTACCTCCTTCTTGGAATCAAATAGTCTGCGGTGATAGCGCATCCAACTTGCTATCGCCGACGAAAAATTTACTACCTGCTGCGGCAAATCCTTTGAATCCACGCACGTCTCCTTACTTTTCCTCGAAACATAACTTGGTTGTGGCTCCCCATCCATCTGAATTACCGCTTCCTTCGTTGTCATTGACTCCGAAAAAGAACGTATTGTCGGAGAACATTGTGACCGCGAAAATTTTCGTGGGTAAACAAGAGAATGTAAAGAAATCAGTGGCCGAATCAAACATTGACTACGTCAACAATAACACGGAGGTTGACGATACCGacaatgaaaaacaaaacaCGCCCACAAAGCAGT TGTACACGGGGAAACGTCGCTTAGCTGCTCAGTTTAATCAGCCCATTGAATCTTAA